From Mannheimia pernigra, one genomic window encodes:
- the prc gene encoding carboxy terminal-processing peptidase: MKLIKFNNIFAITLGLLLSNAFAVQPDIKESGITIPKPSEQHSLSTKRVTARLTQSHYHKFQLNDAFAHKIFNRYIDWLDPSHNTFLQSEIDEMRSKYASLLDDELYAGKLDSAFAIYELMSKRRYERYSYALSLLDKEPDLKSDDNIEIDREDAAFPTNIEEANTLWKQRVKNDIINLYLKDKKWPEIKKTLTKRYNFAIKRLTQVKADDILQTYLNSFSREIDPHTSYLSPRAAKAFQESMNLSLEGIGATLTQEDDVTSIKSLVPGAPAAKSKKLVVGDKIVGVGQGEKGEIEDVIGWRLDDVVDKIKGKKGTKVRLEIEPEKGGKTKIITIVRDKVRIEDSAAKLTVEKVDGKNVGVIKIPTFYIGLTEDVRKLLTQMSKKNVEGLIIDLRENGGGSLTEVIELTGLFIKGGPVVQVQDAFNRIKIYEDPESKIIYDGKVMVMINRHSASASEIFAAAMQDYNRAIIVGQQTFGKGTVQQSRSLNFVYDLDKEPLGFIQYTIQKFYRIDGGSTQLKGVEPDIKFYEIINAEKTGESFEDNALPWDKVPAAHYQEADNARNAVSVLKTKHEERIEKHPEFIVLNENIAIRKERDNRKFLSLNLAERLKEGKADDAKRLKDINARFAREGKKLLKNIDDLPKDYEAPDFFLKEGLQMIVDWSQIDKK; the protein is encoded by the coding sequence ATGAAATTAATAAAATTCAACAATATATTTGCGATAACTTTAGGTTTATTGCTAAGCAATGCTTTTGCGGTTCAACCCGATATAAAAGAGAGTGGAATTACTATTCCCAAACCCAGCGAGCAGCACAGCTTATCTACCAAGAGAGTAACGGCTCGCTTAACGCAATCTCACTATCATAAATTCCAATTAAATGATGCTTTTGCACACAAGATTTTCAATCGTTATATTGATTGGCTTGATCCGTCTCACAATACTTTCCTACAATCTGAAATTGATGAAATGCGTAGCAAATATGCCTCATTATTAGATGATGAATTATATGCAGGAAAGTTAGATTCTGCATTTGCGATATATGAGTTGATGTCCAAACGCCGTTACGAGCGTTATAGTTATGCCTTATCTTTATTGGATAAAGAACCCGATTTAAAAAGCGATGATAACATTGAGATAGATCGCGAAGATGCTGCATTTCCAACAAATATAGAAGAAGCAAATACACTTTGGAAGCAACGTGTTAAAAACGATATTATTAATTTGTATTTAAAAGATAAAAAATGGCCTGAAATTAAGAAAACCTTAACTAAGCGTTATAATTTTGCAATTAAGCGTTTAACACAAGTAAAAGCAGATGATATTTTACAAACTTACTTAAATTCATTTTCTCGTGAAATCGACCCACATACGAGTTATTTATCGCCTCGTGCAGCAAAAGCCTTCCAAGAAAGTATGAACCTTTCATTAGAAGGGATTGGAGCAACGCTTACACAAGAAGATGATGTAACCAGTATAAAATCCCTGGTGCCAGGTGCACCTGCTGCTAAAAGTAAGAAACTAGTAGTGGGCGATAAGATTGTGGGAGTAGGCCAAGGTGAGAAAGGTGAAATCGAAGATGTTATCGGATGGCGTTTAGATGATGTCGTTGATAAGATTAAAGGTAAAAAAGGCACAAAAGTACGCCTAGAAATTGAACCAGAAAAAGGTGGAAAAACCAAAATAATCACGATTGTGCGTGATAAAGTGCGGATTGAAGATAGTGCAGCTAAATTAACAGTTGAGAAAGTTGATGGAAAAAATGTCGGCGTAATTAAGATCCCAACATTCTATATTGGTTTAACCGAAGATGTGCGTAAATTACTTACGCAAATGAGTAAGAAAAATGTTGAAGGATTGATCATTGATTTGCGTGAAAATGGTGGAGGTTCATTAACTGAAGTGATTGAATTAACGGGGCTGTTTATTAAAGGCGGACCTGTTGTTCAAGTCCAAGATGCGTTTAATCGTATCAAAATATACGAAGATCCAGAATCTAAAATCATTTACGACGGCAAAGTTATGGTAATGATTAATCGCCACAGTGCTTCTGCCTCTGAAATTTTTGCTGCTGCAATGCAAGATTATAATCGTGCGATTATTGTTGGTCAGCAAACCTTTGGTAAAGGGACTGTACAACAAAGCCGTTCATTGAATTTTGTGTATGATTTAGATAAAGAACCTTTAGGTTTTATTCAATACACCATTCAAAAATTTTATCGTATTGATGGCGGTAGTACACAGCTAAAAGGGGTAGAGCCAGACATTAAATTTTATGAAATTATTAATGCGGAAAAAACAGGGGAAAGTTTTGAAGATAATGCACTACCTTGGGATAAAGTGCCTGCGGCTCATTATCAAGAGGCTGATAATGCACGAAATGCAGTGTCAGTATTAAAAACAAAGCACGAAGAACGTATTGAGAAGCACCCCGAGTTTATTGTATTAAATGAGAATATTGCAATTCGCAAAGAACGTGATAATCGTAAATTTTTGTCATTAAACTTGGCAGAGCGTTTAAAAGAAGGTAAAGCAGATGATGCTAAACGTTTAAAAGACATTAATGCACGTTTTGCCCGAGAAGGTAAAAAATTATTGAAAAATATTGATGATTTACCAAAAGATTATGAAGCACCTGATTTTTTCTTGAAAGAAGGCTTACAAATGATAGTCGATTGGTCACAAATTGATAAAAAATGA
- a CDS encoding L,D-transpeptidase family protein — protein MMMAFSGVAVAEKTTVIHISAVSVVQDTILPQLSLAAQQARAAELIKQAEARVMQEIGHNALLLSQATMKVYLDNEFATMWHDKVAEKAFLKEYALFAASGVSSKSAKALQQILNQPEGLAKDILLTDGFLDYLYYNKNVFKYANNWLYNLGSYTPKAPSSEQITQWTNAVKMGVAGEFVTNLVPQNHLYRDTAQRVLATAGEAVNNAFYKLALNVQRLRIIPSFDNGIFVNIPSYQLYYFRDGVLSLQSKVIVGRVDRKTPVMYSKLSNVVVNPPWNVPSGILAKDIIPKLARDPAYAERASFEILDSSGNQIDPHSVNWSEYVNAKNVPYRIRQKAGDDSALGRYKFNMPTTDAIFLHDTPNRGLFGRKHRTLSSGCVRVEKADELATILLQEAGWGLDKKNRVLGSKKTTSAQIYSDNPVYLYYVTAWVENGKVHTLSDIYNFDVNIPQFSISWEKLKSLI, from the coding sequence ATGATGATGGCTTTTTCAGGCGTTGCAGTAGCTGAAAAGACAACAGTTATTCATATTTCAGCTGTATCTGTTGTGCAAGATACCATTTTGCCTCAATTAAGTTTAGCAGCTCAGCAGGCTCGTGCAGCAGAATTAATAAAACAAGCAGAGGCTAGAGTGATGCAAGAGATTGGTCATAATGCCTTATTACTAAGCCAAGCCACGATGAAAGTGTATTTAGATAATGAGTTTGCCACAATGTGGCATGATAAGGTAGCAGAAAAAGCCTTTTTAAAGGAATATGCTCTATTTGCTGCAAGTGGCGTGTCGTCTAAATCTGCAAAAGCATTACAACAAATCTTAAACCAGCCAGAAGGTTTAGCAAAAGACATTTTATTGACCGATGGTTTTTTAGATTACTTGTATTACAACAAAAATGTCTTTAAATACGCGAATAATTGGTTATATAACTTAGGAAGTTATACACCTAAAGCCCCTTCTTCAGAGCAAATTACGCAATGGACAAATGCAGTAAAAATGGGAGTTGCAGGTGAATTTGTGACTAATCTTGTGCCCCAAAATCACTTATATCGAGATACAGCACAAAGAGTATTAGCAACCGCAGGAGAGGCGGTTAACAACGCTTTCTATAAGCTGGCATTAAATGTTCAACGTTTACGCATTATTCCAAGTTTTGATAATGGTATTTTTGTTAATATTCCGAGTTACCAATTATATTATTTCCGTGATGGCGTGTTATCCCTACAATCGAAAGTTATTGTTGGGCGAGTAGATCGTAAAACACCTGTAATGTATAGCAAATTAAGTAATGTAGTGGTCAATCCTCCTTGGAATGTGCCATCAGGTATTTTAGCTAAGGATATCATCCCTAAATTAGCTCGAGATCCTGCTTATGCCGAGCGAGCAAGTTTTGAGATTCTTGATAGCAGTGGAAATCAGATTGATCCTCACAGTGTAAACTGGTCAGAGTATGTAAATGCTAAAAATGTCCCATATCGCATTCGCCAGAAAGCAGGCGATGATAGTGCATTAGGTCGCTATAAATTTAATATGCCGACAACTGATGCCATTTTCTTACACGATACGCCAAACAGAGGTTTATTTGGTAGAAAACATCGCACTTTAAGTTCAGGTTGTGTACGAGTGGAAAAAGCCGACGAATTAGCTACTATTTTACTTCAAGAAGCAGGTTGGGGATTAGATAAAAAGAACAGAGTGCTAGGTAGTAAAAAAACAACGTCGGCACAAATTTATTCGGATAATCCCGTTTACTTATATTATGTAACGGCTTGGGTTGAAAACGGTAAAGTTCATACTCTATCAGATATTTATAATTTTGATGTAAATATTCCACAATTTTCAATTAGTTGGGAAAAACTAAAAAGTTTGATCTAA
- a CDS encoding YcbK family protein has product MEQIDIQRRKWLSLGGLVLGASLLPSQVIAALSTSAPVALRFRNINTGDTYTAKFGVGGLNKKDLGQLNYLMRDRHINQVKAIDPKLFVKLNQLQRRLGFQNAEILVLSGYRSPQTNAKMRSRSRGVASNSYHILGKAVDFRVSGVPLAKVKQVAESLNNGGVGYYPRSNFIHVDTGPVRTWRG; this is encoded by the coding sequence ATGGAACAAATTGATATTCAACGCCGTAAGTGGTTATCACTCGGCGGACTTGTGTTAGGGGCTAGCCTTCTGCCAAGTCAAGTAATAGCTGCACTTTCTACCTCAGCTCCTGTTGCGTTGCGTTTTCGTAACATTAATACAGGCGATACTTACACAGCAAAATTTGGTGTAGGTGGTTTAAACAAAAAAGATCTTGGGCAATTAAATTATTTAATGAGAGATCGACACATCAATCAAGTGAAAGCAATTGATCCGAAACTATTCGTCAAACTGAACCAATTACAACGCCGTTTGGGTTTCCAGAATGCAGAGATTTTAGTATTAAGCGGTTATCGCTCTCCTCAAACTAATGCAAAAATGCGTAGCAGAAGTCGTGGTGTTGCAAGCAACAGCTACCATATTCTTGGTAAAGCGGTTGATTTTAGAGTTTCTGGCGTTCCTTTAGCTAAAGTAAAGCAGGTGGCTGAAAGCCTAAATAATGGCGGAGTAGGCTACTATCCGCGTAGTAATTTTATTCATGTTGATACAGGTCCTGTTCGTACTTGGAGAGGCTAA
- a CDS encoding MBL fold metallo-hydrolase, which translates to MFNLQIIPVSPFQQNCTVIWDENKNAAIIDAGDDANRIIEFVQSQHLKVQKLLITHAHLDHIMSVEALRDHFKVEVFGSHIADKPLFERLPEMCQQFGLPPVRGFYPDHWLEENDVIEVGALKYTIRHLPGHAPGHIGFFDFENKITFSGDVLFQNSIGRTDLYMGNHHQLLETIRTKMFDLEDDFIVIPGHGSHTTIGQEKQNNPFLKS; encoded by the coding sequence ATGTTTAATTTGCAAATTATTCCTGTCAGCCCATTTCAACAAAACTGTACTGTGATTTGGGATGAAAATAAAAACGCTGCCATTATTGATGCAGGAGATGATGCAAATCGCATCATCGAATTTGTACAATCTCAACACTTAAAAGTACAGAAATTGCTAATTACACACGCCCATTTAGATCATATTATGAGTGTTGAGGCACTCAGAGATCATTTTAAAGTTGAGGTATTTGGTTCTCATATCGCAGACAAGCCATTATTTGAACGCTTGCCAGAAATGTGCCAACAATTTGGCTTACCACCGGTAAGGGGATTTTATCCAGACCATTGGTTAGAAGAAAATGATGTAATTGAAGTTGGTGCATTAAAATATACAATTCGCCATTTGCCAGGACACGCGCCAGGTCATATTGGTTTTTTTGATTTTGAGAATAAAATTACTTTTAGTGGCGATGTATTATTCCAAAATAGTATAGGAAGAACCGACCTCTATATGGGCAATCACCATCAACTTTTAGAAACTATTCGTACTAAAATGTTTGATTTAGAGGATGATTTCATTGTTATTCCTGGACATGGTTCACATACTACTATCGGGCAAGAGAAACAAAATAATCCATTTTTGAAGTCATAA
- a CDS encoding thymidylate synthase, which produces MKQYLDLCNRIVNEGKWVSNERTAKRCLTVINADLTYDVENGEFPLVTTRRSYWKSAIAELLGYIRGYDNAADFRSLGTKSWDANANENAAWLSNPYRKGEDDMGLVYGAVGRNFPKPDGGAVDLLHQIVSDLKKGVDNRGEIYTFYHPGVFHMGCLRPCLYSHHFSLLDGKLYLNSTQRSADVPLGLNWNMIQCYTFLALMAQITGHKPGQAFHKIVNAHIYEDQLELMRDVQLKREALNAPKLIINPDIKSLKDLETWVTLDDFKVEGYEYHPPIQYPFSV; this is translated from the coding sequence ATGAAGCAGTATTTAGATTTGTGTAATCGGATTGTAAATGAAGGGAAATGGGTATCGAATGAGCGTACAGCTAAGCGTTGCCTTACAGTCATTAATGCTGATTTAACCTATGATGTTGAAAACGGTGAATTCCCTTTAGTTACTACCAGAAGAAGCTACTGGAAATCGGCTATAGCTGAACTATTAGGCTATATTCGAGGCTACGACAATGCTGCTGATTTTCGTAGTTTGGGGACTAAATCATGGGATGCAAATGCTAACGAGAATGCCGCTTGGTTATCTAATCCTTACCGTAAGGGTGAAGATGATATGGGTTTAGTTTATGGTGCGGTTGGGCGTAATTTTCCGAAACCTGATGGTGGAGCAGTTGATTTACTGCATCAAATTGTTAGTGATTTAAAAAAAGGGGTTGATAATCGCGGTGAAATTTATACATTCTACCACCCGGGTGTGTTTCATATGGGTTGTTTACGTCCTTGTTTATATAGCCATCATTTCTCATTACTAGATGGTAAGCTTTATCTAAATAGCACCCAACGCTCTGCAGATGTGCCATTAGGTTTAAATTGGAATATGATTCAGTGTTACACTTTTCTAGCTTTAATGGCACAAATTACGGGGCATAAACCTGGGCAGGCTTTCCATAAAATTGTGAACGCTCATATTTATGAAGATCAACTTGAATTGATGCGTGATGTGCAGTTAAAACGTGAAGCGTTAAATGCTCCGAAATTAATCATTAATCCTGATATTAAATCATTAAAAGATTTAGAAACTTGGGTAACTCTAGATGATTTTAAAGTGGAAGGTTATGAATATCATCCGCCTATTCAATATCCATTCTCGGTCTAA
- the mltF gene encoding membrane-bound lytic murein transglycosylase MltF, whose protein sequence is MKGLIARLFIAMTLLLWAWDMIFPWQKIIHSEANHYTQIQQSKNLKVGMINHPISYFVGPEGKSGIEYDLATAFAQYLNVNLEVKNYDSSEKLFEALKNNDIDIAAAGLLYHPELNETFQIGPSYYSASWQVVYKKGTTRPYRLSDLQEYVIIPNGSAVIPILNQLKQDNPQLKWKISDKFTQEELLLKVAQGDIPHTIAMSVDVSSAQHINPNLAVGFDLTDENPVLWYLANSSYSELQSALLGFMSDSVETGLISRIEEKYFNHLAKFDYVDIQSYLKAIQTILPKYEPLFRAHKGDLDWQMLAAIAYQESHWDPDATSPTGVRGIMMLTKDTADRMKISDRTNPAQSIKAGSEYLHMLMRQMPETIPQEDRIWYSLAAYNMGLGHLLDIRRLTKQLGGDPDNWLDVKKNLPLLAEKRYYTSLKYGYARGYEALQYVENIRRYYGSIINYQRVEERRILEETRSLSDNKSIQEDTSHEKIEEKENSTD, encoded by the coding sequence TTGAAAGGATTAATTGCTCGCCTTTTTATCGCAATGACCCTACTACTTTGGGCTTGGGATATGATTTTCCCTTGGCAAAAGATTATTCATTCAGAAGCCAATCACTATACTCAAATTCAGCAGAGTAAAAATCTAAAAGTAGGAATGATTAATCACCCCATTTCGTATTTTGTCGGCCCTGAAGGCAAGAGCGGGATAGAGTATGATTTAGCCACTGCATTTGCACAATATCTAAACGTCAATCTTGAAGTGAAAAACTATGATAGCAGCGAAAAGTTATTTGAGGCTTTAAAAAATAATGATATCGACATTGCCGCTGCAGGTTTACTTTATCACCCAGAATTAAATGAAACGTTTCAAATAGGCCCATCTTATTATTCAGCATCTTGGCAAGTCGTTTATAAAAAAGGGACAACTAGACCATATCGACTTTCTGACTTACAAGAATATGTAATTATTCCAAACGGCTCAGCAGTAATTCCTATACTCAATCAACTTAAACAAGACAACCCCCAGCTAAAATGGAAAATTTCAGATAAATTTACCCAAGAAGAATTATTATTAAAGGTAGCACAAGGAGACATTCCGCATACTATTGCAATGTCGGTAGATGTTTCTTCCGCTCAGCATATCAACCCTAATCTTGCTGTAGGCTTTGATTTAACCGATGAAAATCCTGTTTTATGGTATTTAGCTAATAGCTCTTATAGTGAGCTACAGTCCGCTTTACTAGGCTTTATGTCTGATTCAGTAGAAACAGGATTAATTTCTCGTATAGAAGAAAAATATTTTAACCATTTAGCCAAGTTTGATTATGTCGATATCCAAAGCTACTTAAAAGCAATTCAAACTATATTGCCTAAATATGAGCCCCTTTTCCGTGCACATAAAGGAGATTTAGACTGGCAAATGTTAGCTGCAATTGCCTATCAGGAATCTCACTGGGATCCAGATGCAACTTCTCCAACTGGTGTTCGTGGTATTATGATGCTAACTAAAGACACTGCTGATAGAATGAAAATTTCAGATAGAACCAACCCTGCACAGAGCATAAAAGCAGGTTCTGAATATTTACATATGTTAATGAGGCAAATGCCAGAAACTATCCCACAAGAAGATAGGATTTGGTATAGCTTAGCTGCTTATAATATGGGACTAGGGCATCTATTAGATATCCGCAGATTAACTAAACAACTAGGCGGCGATCCAGACAATTGGTTAGATGTGAAAAAAAATCTGCCACTACTTGCAGAAAAGCGTTATTATACAAGCCTGAAATATGGGTACGCTAGAGGCTATGAAGCACTACAATATGTTGAAAATATACGCCGTTATTATGGCAGTATTATTAATTATCAACGAGTTGAGGAGCGAAGAATACTAGAAGAAACAAGAAGTTTATCTGATAATAAATCAATACAGGAGGATACTTCTCATGAGAAGATTGAAGAAAAAGAAAACTCTACCGACTAG
- a CDS encoding transposase-like zinc-binding domain-containing protein — MFCQQDTIQKHGKKDSKRRYKCTSCNKTFSHKKLLNPSKIWDDYSIRKQTLKELAESYQCSISPIQRYLDKAPKVI; from the coding sequence ATTTTTTGCCAACAAGATACAATCCAAAAGCACGGTAAAAAAGACAGTAAGCGACGCTATAAATGCACATCTTGCAACAAGACTTTTTCGCACAAAAAATTACTTAATCCAAGCAAAATTTGGGATGATTATTCCATTAGAAAACAGACACTAAAAGAGCTTGCTGAAAGTTATCAATGCTCAATCAGCCCTATTCAACGATACCTTGATAAAGCCCCAAAGGTTATATAA
- a CDS encoding porin family protein gives MKKLTVAALACLFSAHLSAAPVGNTFTGVGVGIDVTTTKYKVDGIKGKDSTGPVLVVDYGIDQGNNLVGVVQGKMKLGSTKVSQDVKQQNKYTVAYQQGYRITSALLPYVKVDASSTKAGNKTYRGFGVGVGAKYAVSSDIELGAEYTRDNLRRSNTKLKGNAFTANATYRF, from the coding sequence ATGAAAAAATTAACTGTTGCAGCACTTGCTTGCTTATTCTCTGCTCATCTCTCTGCAGCCCCCGTCGGCAATACATTTACTGGTGTTGGTGTAGGTATTGATGTAACTACCACAAAATATAAAGTAGATGGAATCAAAGGTAAAGATTCAACAGGTCCAGTGCTCGTGGTAGATTACGGTATTGATCAAGGCAATAACTTAGTAGGTGTTGTGCAAGGTAAAATGAAACTCGGTAGCACTAAAGTTTCTCAGGATGTCAAACAACAAAATAAATATACCGTTGCTTATCAACAAGGCTATCGCATTACTTCCGCATTACTTCCTTATGTTAAAGTTGACGCGAGCTCTACTAAAGCAGGAAACAAAACCTATCGTGGTTTTGGCGTTGGTGTAGGGGCAAAATATGCGGTATCAAGCGATATTGAACTTGGTGCAGAATACACCCGTGATAACCTAAGACGTAGCAACACTAAATTAAAAGGCAATGCTTTCACAGCAAATGCAACTTATCGTTTCTAA
- the arcA gene encoding two-component system response regulator ArcA has product MKIPQILIVEDELVTRNMLKSIFEGEGYQVFQASNGEEMHAVLNTQEINLVLMDINLPGKNGLILAREIREKRKLPLMFLTGRDNEIDKILGLEIGADDYITKPFNPRELTIRARNLLQRTMCEKDNGAKAQSEIESYRFNGWTLDIHSHSLITPEGEIMKLPRSEFRALLHFCENPGKIQTREDLLKKMAGRELKPHDRTVDVTIRRIRKHFEDHPNTPEIIVTIHGEGYRFCGNIES; this is encoded by the coding sequence ATGAAAATCCCACAAATCTTAATTGTTGAGGATGAATTAGTCACACGGAATATGCTCAAAAGCATTTTTGAAGGTGAAGGATATCAAGTATTTCAAGCTTCTAATGGCGAAGAAATGCACGCTGTACTCAATACGCAAGAAATCAATCTTGTATTAATGGATATTAACTTACCCGGCAAAAATGGACTGATTTTAGCGCGTGAGATTCGCGAGAAACGCAAACTTCCTTTAATGTTTTTGACTGGTCGTGATAACGAAATTGATAAGATTTTGGGTTTAGAAATTGGAGCTGATGACTATATTACGAAGCCATTCAACCCTAGAGAATTAACTATTCGTGCCAGAAATTTGCTCCAACGCACAATGTGCGAAAAAGATAATGGTGCCAAAGCACAATCTGAGATTGAAAGTTATCGCTTTAACGGCTGGACATTAGACATTCACAGCCATAGCCTTATTACTCCAGAGGGTGAAATAATGAAGCTACCTCGTAGCGAATTTAGAGCCTTATTACATTTCTGCGAAAATCCAGGTAAAATCCAAACTCGTGAAGATTTACTCAAAAAAATGGCTGGACGTGAATTAAAACCTCACGATAGAACTGTTGATGTGACCATTCGTCGCATTCGCAAACATTTTGAAGATCACCCTAACACCCCAGAAATTATCGTCACGATTCACGGTGAAGGTTATCGTTTTTGTGGTAATATCGAATCTTAA
- a CDS encoding metallophosphoesterase family protein: protein MILFAGDPHGSYEHLYPILQQQKEDVALVILGDLQLTTPDELDKLSQYCDIWFIHGNHDSKTVAAFDAIWNSHWKERNIHGRVVEIQGVKIAGIGGVFRGYIWMPPNRPMFFDPIHFCQYSPQEKIWRGGVPLRHRSSIFPSDFEALEQEKADILITHEAPKPHPQGFSVINQLARKLGATKIFHGHHHDNFHYDNLNVKYGCDIYNIGFRSLADINGNYLILGVDDREK, encoded by the coding sequence ATGATACTTTTTGCAGGAGATCCGCACGGCAGTTATGAACATCTCTATCCTATTTTGCAACAACAAAAAGAAGATGTAGCTCTAGTTATTCTAGGCGATCTCCAACTAACTACACCCGATGAGTTAGATAAACTTTCACAATATTGTGATATTTGGTTTATTCACGGTAATCATGATAGCAAAACCGTTGCCGCCTTTGACGCTATTTGGAACAGCCATTGGAAAGAACGCAATATTCACGGCAGGGTAGTGGAAATTCAAGGCGTAAAAATTGCGGGGATTGGTGGCGTCTTTAGAGGTTATATTTGGATGCCACCTAACCGACCTATGTTTTTTGATCCGATTCATTTTTGCCAATACTCGCCACAAGAAAAAATTTGGCGTGGTGGAGTACCATTAAGACATCGCTCTTCTATATTTCCATCGGATTTTGAAGCATTAGAACAGGAAAAGGCTGATATTTTAATTACGCACGAAGCACCAAAACCTCATCCACAAGGCTTTTCAGTGATTAACCAGCTAGCTAGAAAGTTAGGGGCAACTAAGATTTTTCACGGACATCACCATGATAATTTTCACTATGACAATCTGAATGTCAAGTATGGATGCGATATTTACAATATTGGTTTTCGTAGCCTTGCAGACATCAACGGAAATTATTTGATACTCGGTGTTGATGATAGAGAGAAATAA